One genomic region from Hoeflea algicola encodes:
- a CDS encoding nitrate reductase subunit alpha, which translates to MSHLLDRLNFFASKRVDTFSDRHGETTNESRDWEDTYRDRWRHDKIVRSTHGVNCTGSCSWKIYVKSGIVTWETQQTDYPRTRPELPNHEPRGCARGASYSWYLYSANRVKTPLVRARLMKIWRKLRETQSPIQAWTTIQSDPALRAEYVTKRGKGGFVRATWDEATEITAAANAYTVKKHGPDRVFGFSPIPAMSMVSYAAGTRYLSLLGGTCMSFYDWYCDLPPASPQTWGEQTDVPESADWYNSGFLILWGSNVPQTRTPDAHFYTEARYRGTKSAVICPDYSEAAKFSDIWLNAKQGTDAAMGMAFGHVILREFHLDRQAEYFEDYCRKYSDMPMLVQLDKRGGSYIPGRQLRASDFAKKLGQNNNPEWKTVGIDDTTGDVVVPNGSIGFRWGEEGKWNLEEKAGDAAIKLRMSQILDSDHDDVVGVEFPYFGGAATNGFAVCDHPDVLTRNVPVKKIKLANGKTAMVATVFDLLCANYSLDRGLGGANVAKSYDEDVPFTPAWAEKITGVRRDKIIQVAREFADNAEKTNGKSMVIIGAGTNHWYHMDMTYRAVINMLVLCGCVGQSGGGWAHYVGQEKLRPQTGWTPLAFALDWARPPRHMNATSAWYAHTDQWRYETVTAAEILSPTAPEGDWKTLSLIDYNIRAERMGWLPSAPQLKTNPLEVAKAAKAVGKDVSTYVAEQLKSGGLEMSCEDPDAPENWPRNLFVWRSNLLGSSGKGHEYFLKHLLGTDHGVQGKDLGVEGRQKPTEVKWHDEAPEGKLDLLVTIDFRMSTTCVYSDIVLPTASWYEKDDMNTSDMHPFIHPLQAAVDPAYESKTDWEIFKAIAKKFSEIAPEILDVETDVVQLALHHDTPSELAQPSVLDWKQGQCDLIPGKTAPAYVTVERDYPNIYKRYTALGPLMDKVGNGGKGITWDTKTEVHHLKELNGTVTEEGVTKGLAKIDTAIDACEVILMLAPETNGEVAVKAWDALGKHTGISHRHLAEAKEDEKIRFRDIAAQPRKIISSPTWSGIESEEVCYNAGYTNVHELIPWRTVTGRQQIYQDHEWMRAFGEAFVTWRPPVDTKSTGADINISGRDSEPHVVLNFITPHQKWGIHSTYSDNLLMLTLNRGGPVVWISEVDARKAGLVDNDWVEVYNSNGVLTARAVVSQRIKEGTLFMYHAQEKIVNTPGSQITGKRGGIHNSVTRTTLKPTHMIGGYAQLSYGFNYYGTVGSNRDEFVIVRKMTKVDWLDRPAAKVEAAE; encoded by the coding sequence ATGAGCCATCTTCTTGATCGCCTCAACTTCTTCGCCAGCAAGCGTGTCGACACATTTTCCGACCGTCATGGTGAGACCACCAACGAAAGCCGCGATTGGGAAGACACCTATCGCGACCGCTGGCGGCACGACAAGATCGTCCGCTCCACCCACGGGGTGAACTGCACCGGGTCCTGTTCCTGGAAGATCTATGTCAAATCCGGCATCGTCACGTGGGAAACACAACAGACCGATTATCCGCGTACCCGGCCGGAGCTGCCCAACCACGAACCGCGCGGCTGCGCCCGCGGCGCCAGCTACAGCTGGTATCTGTACTCGGCCAACCGGGTGAAGACCCCGCTGGTTCGCGCCCGGCTGATGAAGATCTGGCGCAAGCTTCGCGAGACCCAGTCGCCAATCCAGGCCTGGACGACGATCCAGTCGGACCCGGCATTGCGCGCCGAGTATGTCACCAAGCGCGGCAAGGGCGGGTTCGTGCGCGCCACTTGGGATGAGGCCACGGAAATCACCGCCGCAGCCAACGCCTATACAGTCAAGAAGCACGGCCCGGACCGGGTGTTCGGGTTTTCGCCGATCCCGGCGATGTCGATGGTCTCCTATGCAGCAGGCACCCGCTATCTGAGCCTGCTCGGTGGCACCTGCATGTCGTTTTACGACTGGTATTGCGATCTGCCGCCGGCCTCACCGCAGACCTGGGGCGAGCAGACAGACGTGCCTGAATCGGCTGACTGGTACAATTCCGGGTTCCTGATCCTGTGGGGCTCGAACGTGCCGCAGACGCGCACACCAGATGCTCATTTTTACACCGAAGCGCGTTATCGCGGCACCAAGTCGGCGGTCATCTGCCCAGACTATTCGGAAGCTGCAAAATTCTCCGACATCTGGCTCAACGCCAAGCAGGGCACCGATGCGGCGATGGGCATGGCCTTCGGTCACGTCATCCTGCGCGAGTTCCACCTTGACCGGCAGGCCGAGTATTTCGAGGATTATTGCCGCAAATATTCCGACATGCCGATGCTGGTTCAGCTCGACAAGCGTGGCGGTTCCTACATTCCCGGCCGGCAATTGCGCGCGTCGGACTTTGCCAAGAAACTTGGCCAGAACAACAATCCCGAATGGAAGACCGTTGGCATTGATGACACCACCGGTGATGTTGTGGTTCCCAATGGCTCGATCGGCTTCCGCTGGGGCGAAGAGGGCAAATGGAACCTTGAGGAAAAGGCCGGTGACGCTGCGATCAAGCTGCGCATGAGCCAGATCCTCGACAGCGACCATGACGACGTGGTCGGCGTCGAATTTCCTTATTTCGGCGGGGCTGCAACCAACGGCTTCGCGGTCTGTGATCATCCCGATGTGCTGACCCGCAACGTGCCGGTCAAGAAGATCAAGCTGGCCAACGGCAAGACAGCCATGGTCGCAACCGTGTTTGACCTGTTGTGCGCCAATTACAGCCTCGACCGCGGTCTGGGCGGTGCCAATGTCGCCAAGTCCTACGACGAGGATGTGCCGTTCACCCCGGCCTGGGCCGAGAAGATCACCGGCGTTCGCCGTGACAAGATCATCCAGGTGGCGCGCGAATTTGCCGACAATGCCGAGAAGACCAATGGCAAGTCGATGGTCATCATCGGGGCAGGGACCAACCACTGGTACCACATGGACATGACCTACCGTGCGGTCATCAACATGCTGGTGCTGTGCGGCTGTGTTGGCCAGTCCGGCGGTGGCTGGGCGCATTATGTCGGCCAGGAAAAGCTGCGCCCGCAGACCGGTTGGACACCGCTGGCGTTTGCGCTCGACTGGGCACGTCCGCCGCGGCACATGAACGCGACCTCGGCCTGGTACGCGCATACCGACCAGTGGCGCTACGAGACGGTGACCGCGGCCGAAATTCTCTCGCCAACGGCACCGGAGGGTGACTGGAAGACGCTGAGCCTGATTGACTACAATATCCGTGCCGAACGAATGGGCTGGCTGCCCTCGGCGCCACAGCTGAAAACCAACCCGCTGGAAGTTGCCAAAGCGGCCAAGGCAGTGGGCAAGGACGTCTCGACCTATGTTGCCGAGCAGCTCAAATCAGGCGGGCTGGAGATGTCCTGCGAAGACCCGGATGCCCCGGAAAACTGGCCGCGCAACCTGTTCGTCTGGCGTTCAAACCTGCTTGGTTCGTCGGGCAAGGGGCACGAGTATTTCCTCAAGCATCTGCTTGGCACCGATCACGGCGTGCAGGGCAAGGATCTTGGCGTTGAGGGCCGGCAGAAGCCGACCGAGGTGAAGTGGCACGATGAGGCGCCGGAAGGCAAACTCGATCTGCTGGTGACCATCGACTTCCGCATGTCGACCACATGCGTCTATTCCGACATCGTGCTGCCGACGGCCAGTTGGTACGAAAAGGACGACATGAACACGTCCGACATGCACCCGTTCATCCACCCGCTGCAGGCGGCGGTGGACCCGGCCTATGAAAGCAAGACGGACTGGGAAATCTTCAAGGCGATCGCCAAGAAGTTCTCCGAGATCGCGCCGGAAATCCTCGATGTTGAAACCGATGTTGTACAGCTCGCGCTGCACCACGACACGCCATCGGAACTGGCACAGCCTTCGGTGCTCGACTGGAAGCAGGGTCAATGCGACCTCATTCCGGGCAAGACGGCGCCGGCTTATGTCACCGTCGAGCGGGATTACCCCAATATCTACAAGCGCTATACCGCGCTTGGCCCGCTGATGGACAAGGTCGGCAATGGCGGCAAGGGGATTACCTGGGACACCAAGACCGAGGTTCATCACCTCAAGGAGCTCAACGGCACAGTCACGGAGGAGGGCGTCACCAAGGGGCTTGCGAAAATCGACACCGCGATCGACGCCTGTGAAGTGATCCTGATGCTGGCGCCGGAGACCAATGGCGAGGTGGCGGTCAAGGCCTGGGATGCGCTTGGCAAGCACACCGGCATCAGCCATCGGCACCTGGCCGAGGCCAAGGAAGACGAGAAGATCCGCTTCCGCGATATTGCCGCCCAACCGCGCAAGATCATCTCGTCACCGACCTGGTCGGGGATCGAAAGCGAGGAGGTCTGCTACAATGCCGGCTACACCAACGTCCATGAGCTGATCCCCTGGCGCACGGTGACCGGTCGTCAACAGATCTATCAGGACCACGAATGGATGCGCGCCTTTGGCGAGGCGTTCGTGACCTGGCGGCCGCCGGTGGACACCAAGTCGACCGGAGCGGATATCAACATCTCCGGTCGTGACAGCGAGCCGCATGTGGTGCTCAACTTCATCACCCCGCACCAGAAATGGGGCATTCACTCGACCTATTCCGACAACCTGCTGATGCTGACGCTCAACCGCGGCGGCCCGGTGGTGTGGATTTCCGAGGTGGACGCCCGCAAGGCGGGCCTGGTCGATAATGACTGGGTCGAGGTCTACAACTCGAACGGCGTTCTCACGGCGCGTGCGGTGGTCAGCCAGCGCATCAAGGAAGGCACGCTGTTCATGTATCACGCGCAGGAAAAAATCGTGAACACGCCGGGATCACAGATCACCGGCAAGCGCGGCGGCATCCACAATTCGGTGACCCGCACCACGCTCAAGCCGACCCACATGATCGGCGGTTACGCGCAGCTCTCCTACGGCTTCAACTACTACGGAACCGTGGGCTCCAATCGCGATGAATTCGTCATCGTTCGCAAAATGACAAAGGTCGACTGGCTGGATCGCCCGGCCGCCAAGGTGGAGGCAGCAGAATGA
- a CDS encoding peptidylprolyl isomerase yields the protein MKQTFTDISVNGEPISPELIATEAQNHPAPKGKPGRAWMAAARALAVKTMILQEARRREIVAEPLELAPGQWETDDEALVRQLLEVAVVPEVPTEAALRAVYEANPERHRAPSLYEAAHILFSARPEDVVARKIAKDKATAVLADILANPKSFDGLARDHSACSSKANGGRLGQIAAGDTVAEFEAALKLLSEGEIAREPVESRYGFHIIRLDAKAEGKVLPFEAVEPALRTAAEKAAWVRASRALVESLAARAEVTGINLRAA from the coding sequence ATGAAACAGACATTTACCGATATCAGCGTCAATGGCGAGCCCATCTCTCCGGAGCTGATCGCCACCGAGGCGCAGAACCATCCGGCGCCTAAGGGCAAGCCGGGCAGGGCCTGGATGGCGGCGGCGCGGGCGCTGGCGGTCAAGACCATGATCCTGCAGGAAGCCCGCCGTCGCGAAATCGTCGCCGAGCCGCTGGAACTGGCACCGGGGCAATGGGAAACCGATGACGAAGCGCTGGTGCGGCAGTTGCTGGAGGTCGCGGTGGTGCCCGAGGTGCCAACCGAAGCGGCACTGCGCGCCGTCTACGAAGCCAACCCGGAACGGCACCGCGCCCCCTCGCTCTATGAAGCGGCGCACATCCTGTTTTCGGCACGGCCCGAAGATGTGGTGGCGCGCAAGATTGCAAAGGACAAGGCAACCGCGGTTCTGGCCGATATCCTTGCCAATCCGAAAAGCTTCGACGGTCTGGCGCGCGACCATTCGGCGTGTTCGTCGAAAGCCAATGGTGGCCGCCTCGGCCAGATCGCAGCCGGCGATACCGTGGCCGAGTTCGAAGCGGCGCTGAAGCTGCTGTCGGAAGGCGAGATCGCGCGTGAGCCGGTGGAAAGCCGCTACGGCTTCCACATCATCCGGCTTGATGCTAAGGCCGAGGGTAAGGTGCTGCCGTTTGAGGCGGTGGAACCGGCGCTGAGGACTGCGGCCGAGAAAGCGGCCTGGGTGCGGGCCAGCCGCGCTCTTGTCGAAAGCCTTGCCGCGCGGGCCGAGGTGACCGGGATAAATCTCAGGGCGGCGTAA
- the narH gene encoding nitrate reductase subunit beta — protein MKVRAQIGMVLNLDKCIGCHTCSVTCKNVWTSREGVEYAWFNNVETKPGIGYPKDWENQKRWNGGWTRTKGGKLHPKQGGKWRILANIFANPDLPEIDDFYEPFDFDYDHLKSAPEMEAFPTARPRSKISGERMEKIEWGPNWEEILGGEFAKRSQDYNFEGIQKEIYGEYENTFMMYLPRLCEHCLNPSCVASCPSGAIYKREDDGVVLIDQEKCRGWRMCVSGCPYKKIYYNWESGKSEKCTLCYPRLESGLPTVCSETCVGRIRYLGVMLYDADKIAEAAATENEKDLYDAQLGVFLDPNDPEVIKAARAEGVPEDWIKGAQNSPIWKMAMEWKIAFPLHPEYRTLPMVWYVPPLSPIQNAAEAGAIGSIDNMPDVRSLRIPVRYLANMLTAGDEEPVIAALERMMAMRAYMRSKTVDGVVNLGVAKRVGLTPQQIDEMYQLMAIANYEDRFVIPTTHREMVEDAYDLKGGCGFTDGNGCSTGTSTGKLFGGGKTFRSPTEFIA, from the coding sequence ATGAAAGTCCGCGCACAAATCGGCATGGTACTCAATCTCGACAAGTGTATCGGCTGTCACACCTGTTCGGTCACCTGCAAGAATGTCTGGACCAGCCGCGAAGGCGTCGAATACGCCTGGTTCAACAATGTCGAAACCAAGCCCGGCATCGGCTATCCCAAAGACTGGGAAAACCAGAAGCGCTGGAATGGCGGATGGACCCGGACCAAGGGCGGCAAGCTGCATCCCAAGCAGGGCGGCAAATGGCGGATCCTGGCCAACATCTTCGCCAACCCGGATCTGCCCGAAATCGACGATTTCTACGAACCGTTCGATTTTGATTACGACCACTTGAAATCGGCGCCAGAAATGGAGGCGTTTCCGACCGCACGTCCGCGCTCGAAAATCTCCGGCGAGCGGATGGAAAAGATCGAATGGGGCCCGAACTGGGAAGAAATCCTGGGCGGCGAATTCGCCAAGCGCAGCCAGGACTACAATTTCGAGGGCATCCAGAAGGAAATCTACGGCGAGTATGAAAACACCTTCATGATGTACCTGCCGCGGCTGTGCGAGCATTGCCTCAACCCGTCTTGCGTGGCCTCGTGCCCATCCGGCGCGATCTACAAGCGCGAAGATGACGGCGTGGTGCTGATCGACCAGGAAAAATGCCGCGGCTGGCGCATGTGCGTCTCGGGATGTCCCTACAAGAAGATCTACTACAACTGGGAAAGCGGCAAATCGGAGAAATGCACCCTGTGCTATCCGCGGCTGGAATCGGGCCTGCCGACGGTCTGTTCGGAAACCTGCGTTGGCCGCATCCGCTATCTCGGCGTGATGCTTTATGACGCAGACAAGATCGCTGAAGCCGCTGCCACCGAGAACGAGAAGGATCTCTATGACGCCCAGCTCGGCGTCTTCCTTGATCCCAACGATCCCGAGGTGATCAAGGCAGCGCGGGCCGAGGGTGTGCCTGAAGACTGGATCAAGGGCGCTCAGAATTCGCCGATCTGGAAGATGGCGATGGAATGGAAGATCGCCTTCCCGCTGCATCCCGAATACCGCACCCTGCCAATGGTCTGGTACGTGCCGCCGCTGTCGCCGATCCAGAACGCGGCGGAAGCCGGCGCGATTGGCTCGATCGACAACATGCCGGATGTGCGTTCGCTCCGGATCCCGGTGCGCTACCTCGCCAACATGCTGACGGCGGGTGACGAGGAGCCGGTGATTGCAGCACTTGAGCGGATGATGGCGATGCGCGCCTACATGCGCTCCAAGACGGTCGATGGCGTCGTCAATCTCGGCGTTGCCAAGCGGGTCGGACTGACGCCACAGCAGATCGACGAGATGTACCAGTTGATGGCAATTGCCAACTACGAAGACCGTTTCGTCATTCCCACCACGCATCGGGAAATGGTCGAGGACGCCTATGACCTGAAGGGCGGCTGCGGCTTTACCGACGGCAATGGCTGCTCCACCGGCACTTCGACCGGCAAGCTTTTCGGCGGCGGAAAAACCTTCCGCTCACCCACGGAGTTCATCGCATGA
- the narJ gene encoding nitrate reductase molybdenum cofactor assembly chaperone, with the protein MTRTFKALSALLTYPSTELQEAIPAIREVFASEPILTADAVAAIEPLLAEFESRDIYDLQERYVLLFDRSRTLSLNLFEHIHGEGRDRGGAMVDLLETYRAEGFDLVGTELPDHLPVLLEFASTLPLPAAREILADAGHIIAVLAERLTRRETPYAAVLTGLSQVAQASTETEVAQALLSEQDDDPEDLEALDAVYEEAMVTFGPDPNAGCPITRDILARMDVPARPANA; encoded by the coding sequence ATGACCCGCACATTCAAAGCCCTGTCAGCGCTGCTGACCTATCCATCGACCGAATTGCAGGAAGCAATCCCTGCCATTCGCGAGGTGTTCGCATCCGAACCGATCCTGACAGCCGACGCGGTGGCGGCAATCGAACCGCTGCTGGCCGAGTTCGAGAGTCGCGACATCTACGATCTGCAGGAGCGCTATGTGTTGCTGTTTGACCGGTCGCGGACGCTGTCGCTCAACCTGTTCGAGCACATCCATGGAGAGGGTCGCGATCGCGGCGGCGCCATGGTCGACCTGCTCGAGACCTACCGGGCCGAAGGCTTCGATCTGGTCGGTACCGAGTTGCCGGACCACCTGCCGGTGCTGCTCGAATTCGCTTCGACCCTGCCGCTGCCGGCGGCGCGCGAAATCCTCGCCGACGCCGGCCACATCATTGCGGTGCTGGCCGAACGGCTGACGCGGCGGGAAACGCCTTATGCTGCGGTTCTGACCGGTCTGTCGCAGGTGGCGCAGGCCTCCACCGAGACCGAAGTAGCGCAGGCGCTGTTGTCCGAGCAGGACGATGATCCGGAGGATCTGGAAGCGCTCGACGCGGTCTATGAGGAGGCGATGGTCACCTTCGGCCCCGATCCCAACGCCGGCTGCCCGATCACCCGTGACATTCTTGCCCGTATGGACGTGCCCGCGCGGCCCGCCAACGCTTGA
- a CDS encoding DUF2478 domain-containing protein has product MTMVIGFVRTPDRGLADQLLHTFADRLLADGLKLAGVVQTNSERPCSHLCDMDVRVLPDGPVFRISQVLGEESRGCRLDPAALEEAVVRVEAGLELSPDLLILNKFGRHEAEGKGFRPLIAEALARDIPVLLGVNGLNLEAFEAFAGDYAEEVAADAASLATWFDQLQRRAA; this is encoded by the coding sequence ATGACGATGGTGATTGGCTTTGTCCGAACTCCTGATCGTGGTCTGGCTGACCAGTTGCTGCACACATTTGCCGACCGGCTGCTGGCCGATGGCCTCAAGCTGGCCGGCGTGGTGCAAACCAACTCTGAACGGCCTTGTTCGCATCTCTGCGACATGGATGTGCGGGTGCTGCCCGACGGACCGGTGTTCCGCATCAGTCAGGTGCTGGGCGAGGAATCTCGCGGCTGCCGGCTCGACCCGGCAGCGCTTGAAGAGGCGGTGGTACGGGTCGAGGCAGGGCTTGAACTTTCGCCGGATCTTCTGATCCTCAACAAGTTCGGCAGGCACGAGGCCGAAGGCAAGGGATTTCGGCCGCTGATCGCCGAAGCGCTGGCGCGCGACATCCCGGTGCTTCTTGGCGTCAACGGGCTAAATCTTGAGGCTTTCGAGGCCTTTGCCGGTGATTATGCCGAGGAGGTTGCAGCCGACGCCGCTAGCCTGGCGACCTGGTTTGACCAGTTGCAACGCCGCGCTGCCTGA
- a CDS encoding L-lactate dehydrogenase — MKIGIVGTGMVGSAAGYTMALLGVGTEIVLVDANPALARAQAQDIAHATPFATTVAVRAGEYADLNNAAVVIIAAGVSQKPGESRLALLERNVAVFRSVISGVMQAAPEAILLIATNPLDVMTFAAQRISGLPLERVIGSGTILDTARLRSLLGDHLGIAPNSVHAYVLGEHGDSEVPVWSSAMAGSVPIASFARQIGRPLDEVARTRIADQVRGAAYTIIEGKGATWYGIGAGLARIVRSITDNERTVLSVSQVSDEIEGVRDIALSLPRIIGRQGVLATLMPELDEAERAALKRSAEVISGFTSKLEF; from the coding sequence ATGAAAATCGGAATCGTCGGAACCGGAATGGTCGGCAGTGCTGCGGGCTACACCATGGCTTTGCTGGGCGTTGGCACCGAAATCGTGCTGGTTGACGCCAATCCCGCCTTGGCCCGCGCCCAGGCGCAGGACATTGCCCACGCTACGCCGTTTGCCACCACGGTGGCGGTGCGCGCCGGTGAATATGCCGACCTCAATAATGCCGCGGTGGTAATCATTGCCGCCGGCGTCAGCCAGAAACCCGGCGAAAGCCGATTGGCGCTGCTCGAGCGCAATGTCGCGGTGTTCCGCTCGGTTATTTCAGGCGTCATGCAGGCAGCCCCCGAGGCGATCCTGCTGATTGCCACCAATCCGCTCGACGTGATGACCTTTGCCGCCCAGCGTATCTCTGGCCTGCCGCTGGAACGGGTGATCGGCTCAGGCACCATTCTCGACACCGCCCGGCTCAGAAGCCTGCTTGGCGATCATCTGGGCATCGCGCCCAATTCGGTGCACGCCTATGTGCTCGGCGAGCATGGAGACAGTGAAGTGCCGGTGTGGTCGAGCGCGATGGCCGGCAGTGTGCCGATCGCCTCGTTTGCCCGGCAAATCGGCCGGCCGCTCGATGAGGTTGCGCGCACCCGGATCGCTGATCAGGTACGCGGCGCCGCCTACACCATCATCGAGGGCAAGGGGGCTACCTGGTACGGCATCGGCGCGGGGCTCGCCCGCATTGTCCGCTCGATAACAGATAACGAACGCACGGTCTTGAGCGTCTCGCAGGTGAGTGATGAGATCGAAGGCGTCAGGGACATCGCCCTGTCGCTGCCGCGCATCATTGGCCGCCAGGGCGTGCTGGCAACGCTGATGCCGGAGCTCGACGAGGCCGAACGTGCAGCGCTGAAACGCAGCGCTGAGGTAATTTCGGGGTTTACGTCGAAGCTTGAGTTTTGA
- the narI gene encoding respiratory nitrate reductase subunit gamma — MNYFLFGVLPYLALTVLIIGSIARYERDPFTWKSSSSQLLRRKQLVWGSVLFHVGVLIVFFGHLVGMLTPVEIFHLLGMSYGFKQVLAIVVGGVAGVMALVGGAMLLHRRLFDPRIRANSSFADTGILVLLVAQLVLGMGTILASIQHLDGSEMVKFMMWAQGIFTFRAGAWELVAEVSWIYKLHILLGLTIFILFPFTRLVHMFSVPVRYVLRPGYQIVRTRKYKTQMGPKA, encoded by the coding sequence ATGAACTACTTTCTTTTCGGAGTTCTTCCCTATCTGGCGCTCACCGTGCTGATCATCGGCTCGATTGCGCGCTACGAGCGTGATCCGTTTACCTGGAAGTCATCGTCGAGCCAGCTGTTGCGGCGCAAGCAACTGGTATGGGGCTCGGTGCTGTTTCATGTCGGCGTGCTGATCGTGTTCTTCGGCCATCTGGTCGGCATGCTGACCCCGGTGGAAATCTTCCATCTTCTCGGCATGAGCTATGGCTTCAAGCAGGTGCTGGCAATCGTCGTCGGCGGCGTTGCCGGCGTTATGGCGCTGGTGGGCGGCGCAATGCTGTTGCACCGGCGGCTGTTCGATCCGCGCATCCGGGCCAATTCATCCTTCGCCGACACCGGCATTCTGGTGCTGCTGGTGGCTCAGCTGGTGCTCGGCATGGGCACCATTCTGGCGTCGATCCAGCATCTTGATGGCAGCGAGATGGTCAAGTTCATGATGTGGGCGCAGGGCATCTTCACCTTCCGTGCCGGCGCCTGGGAACTGGTGGCCGAGGTCAGCTGGATCTACAAGCTGCATATCCTTCTCGGGCTGACAATCTTCATCCTGTTTCCGTTCACCCGGCTGGTGCACATGTTCTCGGTGCCGGTGCGCTACGTGCTCAGGCCCGGCTACCAGATTGTCCGCACCCGCAAGTACAAGACACAGATGGGACCCAAGGCATGA